A genomic segment from Mycosarcoma maydis chromosome 13, whole genome shotgun sequence encodes:
- a CDS encoding E3 ubiquitin-protein ligase SSM4 (related to SSM4 - Ubiquitin-protein ligase involved in ER-associated protein degradation): MEDDESCRICRSGPEPGAPLYHPCKCTGSIRYCHQDCLVEWLQHSRKKYCELCNQPFIFQKKYRRDMPSDGKLPRYLYMRRFVLRSIHIARLAGRAILVGFTWLALLPYININVWRFWFWCIDYAILYWFVDVATRLGMTGLVVPYATEAAPPANSSLPQILNRTSSTSSKDLDSLPKFSILDAWSRLGSPLPTATLAQTPTSITSVKAALHSLVQKLAHDVFQGQILSCVIVVFFVGVFLLREWILQNMPQNFDPQPNLDQLEPAQPLPDVPEPQPHTEREPDLEQRRDQLADLPARIPTPEDYQDAPYEGANVHEAERSDELDLDPETQREQARLARIRRLEQVTSAQQEENLASPLIVATDTASGLNNASLEADNVAATQAGSSEVRVESQQLDSPADVFEFTSTQNLRDALGWSETPHFTFERAQAVSPDERLREADVPAEAPLEAQQYPSDASNTVHHGASSSSSTEPSASSELAARDTADAPVATEEAQSSPRPSTEADVQVDTNIAPLDDVPDEQDDDDAWQDESDDDELAAPLQLDGADEAALRAAAAAAFPPPIAHPVAADDEIEIMANAAGAGAEPDDPEAEIGLAEEMDGILEAIGMRGPIFGIIQNLFLMIFLSFFVMQVFVMVPYVVGRLFGSGPGLIRVLALPVKALRYVTDPVFDGLIAVGAKSWPKLIGVVGASGARKGSGGTVGLQSSLSGWIPSSLSNMFSQTAAKATTGVGAQGVSSATSAKSSAVASMLASVLPARVTTSLQWKAVSNAFEVALATGFPGTVERMTDAICDVFTRIDSYRLVTTTTDRAVCVAFGHAYWLLILIVHQRLSKPELHRAVGEQSTLKMLMGQHVLIIKAISFIFIELIVFPLGCGLLFDICTMPFLAQASIASWPDKAWAAPLSFAFTRWMGGTIYMFVFAQYVSATRKVLRPGVLCWIRDPNDPSFHPIREILDKKSWTQLRKIAASAVMYAAILVASIGVNTYFLRYVMGWTGVLPLRWRPFDPWTEVPVDLLLVHFALPWATQRVNPDKLAEKWLTRWWRGASRMLRLSSYMLGGEFKEERRRVRGNALVNAWNAWMNRRVRDEDYVDDGLFCSVPADDKAITSGPLIIPMNADGSPATERMAEAYLKQQADAQKHTPKPTYTLIYLPSNYRVRITTIVTLLWLSHCALFMLGLSIPLLIGRAMSGVLTAREVHDLYSFGIGITVLVVSAKLYRGVRKTWMRRTTRARYIRTTPRMYVAIRVMVEMKRMFKSMLLLAGMAGVVPLVIGLVVDQYVLVPLRYRSTQVAVLHLGHIWACGVVQARLLLFTTRMLGVPGRGWYARFMDDVDEVVRGGVYPRPKVRLAWKRVVAPVGMGGLVMLAIPVGVAYGLATSGWVHVETRQQEQLLLRKTIGALQSAMLVTALRAALINSMDGWTELLKDEVFLESTELINYEEIVANRNARAVHDAQADAPRATTADVQDAQDAQDAENADNAAAADADADADAADAHAGYVAQGTLPDVLFR, from the coding sequence CCACCAGCAAACTCATCGTTACCTCAGATCTTGAATCGCACATCCTCAACTTCGTCCAAAGACCTCGATTCCTTGCCCAAGTTCTCCATCTTGGACGCATGGTCGCGCCTCGGCTCCCCCTTACCCACCGCAACTTTGGCGCAAACGCCCACCTCGATCACCAGCGTCAAAGCTGCACTTCACTCACTTGTCCAAAAGCTTGCTCACGACGTCTTTCAAGGCCAGATCCTCAGCTGCGTCATTGTCGTGTTTTTCGTCGGCGTCTTCTTGCTTCGAGAGTGGATCCTCCAGAACATGCCACAGAACTTTGATCCTCAGCCCAACTTGGATCAGCTCGAACCGGCACAGCCGCTGCCCGATGTTCCTGAACCGCAACCGCACACAGAAAGAGAGCCCGACTTGGAGCAGAGGCGCGATCAGCTGGCCGATTTGCCCGCCAGAATTCCCACACCCGAGGACTACCAGGACGCTCCGTATGAGGGCGCAAACGTCCACGAGGCGGAAAGAAGCGATGAACTCGATCTGGATCCAGAGACACAGAGAGAACAGGCGAGGCTTGCACGCATTCGACGTCTTGAGCAAGTGACGTCCGCTCAACAAGAGGAGAATCTTGCATCCCCGTTGATAGTCGCTACGGATACAGCTAGTGGTCTCAACAATGCAAGCCTAGAAGCCGACAACGTAGCAGCTACCCAAGCCGGCAGCTCTGAGGTCCGCGTCGAGTCTCAGCAATTAGATTCACCAGCGGATGTCTTCGAATTCACCTCGACACAGAACCTACGAGATGCTCTCGGTTGGTCCGAGACACCCCATTTCACATTTGAGCGCGCGCAAGCGGTCTCGCCAGACGAACGATTGAGAGAGGCCGATGTCCCAGCAGAGGCTCCTCTTGAAGCGCAGCAATATCCGTCTGATGCCTCAAACACAGTACACCACGGCGCGTCCTCATCAAGCTCCACCGAGCCAAGTGCGTCCAGCGAATTGGCAGCTCGAGATACAGCCGATGCACCCGTAGCTACAGAAGAAGCTCAATCCTCACCTCGACCATCCACAGAGGCTGACGTACAAGTGGACACGAACATAGCTCCGCTCGACGACGTGCCCGACGAacaggacgacgacgatgcgtgGCAAGATGAAtctgacgatgacgagctcgctGCACCTCTCCAACTCGATGGAGCCGATGAAGCAGCGCTCCgagccgccgccgccgcagcCTTTCCCCCTCCCATCGCCCACCCCGTcgctgccgacgacgaaatCGAAATCATGGCCAACGCCGCCGGCGCAGGCGCCGAACCCGACGATCCGGAGGCAGAGATCGGTCTTGCAGAAGAGATGGATGGTATCCTCGAAGCGATCGGCATGCGAGGTCCGATCTTTGGCATCATCCAGAACCTTTTTCTGATGATCTTCCTTTCGTTCTTCGTCATGCAGGTGTTCGTCATGGTGCCGTACGTCGTAGGTCGATTGTTCGGCAGTGGTCCTGGGTTGATCAGGGTATTGGCATTGCCGGTCAAGGCGTTAAGGTATGTGACAGATCCGGTGTTTGATGGGTTAATAGCGGTGGGTGCTAAAAGCTGGCCGAAGCTTATCGGCGTAGTTGGTGCATCGGGTGCGAGAAAAGGGTCGGGCGGGACTGTGGGACTGCAGTCGTCGCTCAGTGGGTGGATTCCAAGCAGTCTGTCTAATATGTTCAGCCAGACAGCGGCAAAAGCTACCACGGGTGTTGGTGCACAAGGGGTCAGCTCTGCGACTAGTGCCAAATCGAGCGCGGTTGCCAGCATGCTCGCCAGCGTTTTGCCTGCCCGAGTCACGACCTCTTTGCAGTGGAAAGCCGTCAGCAATGCATTCGAAGTGGCGCTGGCCACTGGTTTCCCAGGCACCGTGGAACGCATGACGGATGCCATCTGCGACGTCTTTACGCGAATCGACTCTTACCGCCTGGTCACAACCACCACGGACCGCGCCGTGTGCGTTGCGTTCGGACATGCCTACTGGctgctcatcctcatcgtccaTCAACGCTTGTCGAAACCTGAGCTGCATCGCGCCGTCGGCGAGCAGTCGACGCTGAAAATGTTGATGGGCCAACACGTGCTGATCATCAAAGCGATCAGCTTCATCTtcatcgagctgatcgTCTTCCCACTCGGATGCGGGCTGCTGTTCGATATCTGCACAATGCCGTTCCTCGCGCAGGCGTCGATCGCGTCGTGGCCGGACAAGGCTTGGGCAGCTCCGTTGTCGTTTGCGTTTACGCGCTGGATGGGTGGCACGATCTACATGTTTGTCTTTGCGCAGTACGTCAGCGCTACGAGAAAGGTATTGAGGCCCGGCGTGTTGTGCTGGATTCGCGATCCCAACGACCCAAGTTTCCATCCGATCCGCGAGATCCTGGACAAGAAGAGTTGGACACAGTTGCGCAAGATCGCAGCGTCGGCGGTGATGTACGCTGCGATCCTGGTGGCCAGCATCGGGGTGAACACGTACTTTCTCAGGTATGTGATGGGTTGGACCGGGGTGTTACCGTTGAGGTGGAGGCCGTTTGATCCGTGGACCGAGGTTCCGGTGGATCTACTGCTGGTGCATTTCGCGCTGCCATGGGCGACGCAGCGGGTGAATCCGGACAAGCTAGCGGAAAAGTGGCTcacgagatggtggagaggGGCGTCGCGGATGCTCAGGCTGAGCTCTTACATGCTCGGAGGTGAGTTCAAGGAGGAGAGAAGGCGGGTGAGGGGGAATGCGCTTGTCAATGCGTGGAATGCGTGGATGAATCGGCGCGTGCGCGACGAGGATTACGTTGACGACGGCTTGTTCTGCAGCGTTCCAGCGGACGACAAGGCAATCACGTCTGGTCCGTTGATCATCCCTATGAACGCCGACGGGTCACCTGCGACCGAGCGCATGGCAGAAGCGTAtctcaagcagcaggcggATGCGCAGAAACACACCCCGAAACCGACGTATACGCTGATCTACCTGCCGTCCAACTATCGCGTTCGCATCACGACAATCGTGACTCTGCTGTGGCTCAGCCACTGCGCACTGTTCATGCTTGGACTCTCGATCCCGCTCTTAATCGGACGAGCAATGAGCGGTGTGCTCACGGCAAGGGAGGTGCACGACCTGTACTCGTTCGGCATTGGCATCacggtgctggtggtgtCAGCTAAACTGTACAGAGGAGTGAGGAAGACGTGGATGCGACGGACAACGCGCGCTCGGTACATCCGAACAACGCCGCGGATGTACGTTGCAATCCGCGTgatggtcgagatgaaACGCATGTTCAAGTCgatgttgctgcttgccgGGATGGCTGGTGTGGTGCCGTTGGTGATTGGGCTAGTGGTGGATCAGTACGTGCTGGTGCCGCTGCGGTACCGATCGACCCAGGTGGCTGTTTTGCATCTGGGGCACATTTGGGCTTGTGGCGTTGTGCAGGctcgactgctgctgttcacGACAAGGATGTTGGGCGTACCCGGTCGAGGGTGGTATGCGAGGTTTATGGACGACGTGGATGAGGTGGTGAGGGGAGGCGTATATCCAAGGCCGAAAGTAAGGCTTGCTTGGAAACGCGTGGTCGCGCCGGTTGGCATGGGCGGATTGGTGATGCTGGCAATACCGGTTGGCGTAGCGTACGGCCTGGCGACAAGTGGTTGGGTGCACGTCGAGACGAGGCAGCAGGAACAGCTCTTGCTTAGGAAGACGATCGGCGCACTTCAGAGCGCGATGCTCGTCACCGCGCTCAGGGCGGCGCTTATCAATAGCATGGATGGCTGGACCGAGCTGTTGAAGGACGAGGTGTTTTTGGAAAGCACCGAGTTGATCAACTATGAAGAGATCGTCGCGAATCGCAACGCGAGAGCCGTGCATGATGCGCAAGCGGATGCGCCAAGAGCGACCACAGCCGACGTTCAAGACGCACAAGACGCACAAGATGCAGAAAACGCAGAcaacgcagcagctgcagatgcagatgcagatgcagatgcagcagatgcaCACGCTGGCTATGTGGCTCAAGGTACACTGCCTGATGTGCTGTTCCGATGA